From Rubripirellula reticaptiva, the proteins below share one genomic window:
- the fmt gene encoding methionyl-tRNA formyltransferase: MSKSKRLVLMGTGPFAVPAFEALRGEHEIVLVVTKPMPPVKSRKGPPPSPVRSWADTHGLPIFDPSTINDPQAIARVGELDPWLLVVCDYGHILKPAALATAAIGGINLHGSLLPAYRGAAPVQWSMLNGDAVTGVSVIHMTPRLDGGPIIAKEETFIGDHETAGELEDRLSQIGVAAVLHAVEKLRAWDGNSEIGEMQDASKVTKAPRLAKTNGDIDWGRSAREIDCHVRGMQPWPVAFTHIRVDAGKLPIRLAIKEVVITDIDTSDRSPGEILNAESIAGENSGADGFLVATADHAIEIKRLQPAGKREMLATDFLRGHSPPEGSRLFSP; encoded by the coding sequence GTGTCTAAATCAAAGCGTCTGGTATTGATGGGCACTGGCCCTTTTGCGGTTCCTGCTTTCGAAGCTTTACGCGGCGAGCATGAAATTGTCTTGGTGGTGACCAAGCCAATGCCGCCAGTGAAAAGTCGAAAAGGCCCACCGCCGTCGCCGGTTCGTTCGTGGGCCGATACGCACGGCTTGCCGATATTTGATCCGTCAACGATCAACGATCCGCAAGCGATTGCTCGCGTGGGCGAACTTGATCCCTGGTTGCTGGTCGTATGTGATTATGGGCACATTCTGAAACCGGCCGCACTTGCGACCGCCGCGATCGGTGGCATCAACTTGCATGGTTCATTGTTGCCCGCTTACCGCGGCGCTGCGCCGGTTCAGTGGTCGATGCTCAACGGCGATGCGGTAACCGGAGTCTCGGTCATTCACATGACGCCTCGCTTGGACGGCGGGCCGATCATTGCAAAAGAAGAAACCTTCATCGGCGATCACGAAACCGCTGGCGAACTGGAAGATCGATTGTCGCAAATCGGCGTTGCCGCTGTGCTTCACGCGGTCGAAAAGCTACGAGCGTGGGACGGCAATTCGGAAATCGGCGAAATGCAGGACGCATCGAAAGTGACCAAGGCTCCGCGGCTTGCAAAGACGAACGGAGACATCGACTGGGGCCGTTCGGCTCGTGAAATCGATTGTCACGTGCGCGGCATGCAGCCTTGGCCGGTCGCTTTCACTCACATTCGCGTAGACGCTGGCAAGCTTCCGATCCGTCTGGCGATCAAAGAAGTTGTGATCACAGACATCGATACCTCCGATCGGTCCCCGGGGGAAATCCTTAATGCCGAAAGTATTGCAGGCGAGAACTCTGGTGCCGATGGTTTTCTAGTGGCGACGGCCGACCACGCGATCGAGATCAAACGACTGCAACCCGCTGGCAAGCGAGAAATGCTTGCGACTGATTTTCTGCGCGGGCATTCGCCGCCGGAAGGGTCCAGATTGTTCTCGCCGTGA
- the def gene encoding peptide deformylase, giving the protein MQLSIIPYPHPTLRIRSKPIVRVDKQLRQIVDQMLDLMYEANGVGLAANQVNLPIRVFVANPSGERGEGEELVLINPELQRPKGNETSQEGCLSLPGLYGQVKRPKSVRLSAFDLQGNPIERNVDGFLARILQHENDHLDGVLFFDRMSEEARRDLDDGLIELETDFRSKQTSGGIPSDDELVGNLSTWYTKYT; this is encoded by the coding sequence ATGCAGCTGAGCATCATTCCCTACCCGCACCCGACGCTGCGGATTCGCAGTAAACCGATCGTCCGGGTCGACAAGCAATTACGTCAGATCGTCGACCAGATGCTCGATCTGATGTACGAAGCCAACGGGGTTGGATTGGCGGCCAATCAGGTGAATTTGCCGATCCGAGTGTTTGTCGCTAATCCATCGGGCGAACGTGGCGAAGGCGAAGAACTTGTGCTGATCAACCCTGAGCTGCAGCGTCCCAAGGGCAACGAGACTTCGCAAGAAGGATGTTTGAGTTTGCCGGGTTTGTACGGTCAAGTAAAACGGCCGAAGTCGGTTAGATTGAGCGCGTTCGATTTGCAGGGCAATCCAATCGAGCGGAATGTTGACGGTTTTTTAGCTCGGATTTTGCAACATGAAAACGATCACCTCGACGGAGTGCTGTTCTTTGACCGTATGTCCGAAGAAGCTCGTCGCGATTTGGATGATGGTCTGATCGAACTGGAAACTGATTTTCGTTCCAAGCAAACCTCCGGTGGCATCCCTTCGGACGACGAGTTGGTTGGAAATTTGTCGACCTGGTACACAAAGTACACGTAG